From a single Shewanella donghaensis genomic region:
- the hypE gene encoding hydrogenase expression/formation protein HypE encodes MPAKRYQQVQLSHGGGGKEMNSLITDMFFKAFSNPILESQEDAAQLNLYGQTAFTTDSFTVEPLFFAGGDIGKLAIAGTVNDLAMMAAQPEYLSCSFIIEEGFAIKDLNTIVQSMATELHQSGARIVCGDTKVVPKGCADGIFINTSGVGRILKPGISVKNLQVGDAIIVSRDIGRHGAAILMARDSLSLESELTSDCATLWPIVEQLIAANIDIHAMRDATRGGLSAVLNEWATASNVGIQVDEKHIPISQEVQGLCELYGFEAFDLANEGTFIIALPQDVAEQALAIMKQYCHCDSASIIGHVIKDNKGKVILNTPWGSSRYLDVPQGELLPRIC; translated from the coding sequence ATGCCGGCTAAAAGATATCAACAAGTGCAACTCAGTCATGGTGGTGGTGGCAAAGAAATGAACAGTTTAATTACTGATATGTTCTTTAAAGCTTTCTCAAATCCAATCCTAGAATCACAAGAAGATGCAGCACAATTAAACCTGTACGGCCAAACCGCCTTCACAACCGATTCATTTACCGTAGAGCCATTATTTTTTGCCGGTGGTGACATCGGTAAGCTCGCTATTGCAGGCACAGTCAATGATTTAGCCATGATGGCAGCGCAGCCTGAGTATTTAAGCTGCAGCTTTATCATAGAAGAAGGTTTTGCAATTAAAGACCTCAATACCATAGTGCAAAGCATGGCAACTGAGTTACACCAATCTGGTGCCCGCATTGTATGTGGAGATACTAAAGTTGTGCCTAAAGGCTGCGCCGACGGCATATTTATTAATACATCAGGTGTGGGACGTATCTTAAAGCCCGGCATCTCAGTTAAAAACCTGCAAGTTGGTGATGCCATTATTGTATCGCGAGATATCGGTCGTCATGGTGCAGCCATTTTAATGGCACGAGACAGTTTATCGTTAGAGTCTGAACTCACCAGTGATTGCGCCACGCTTTGGCCTATTGTTGAGCAGTTAATTGCCGCCAACATCGACATTCATGCCATGCGCGATGCCACTCGAGGTGGCTTATCTGCGGTACTCAATGAATGGGCGACTGCATCTAACGTCGGTATTCAAGTAGATGAAAAACACATCCCCATATCTCAAGAAGTCCAAGGATTGTGTGAATTGTACGGTTTTGAAGCCTTTGATTTAGCCAATGAAGGCACATTTATTATCGCCCTGCCTCAAGATGTTGCTGAGCAAGCATTAGCGATAATGAAACAATATTGCCATTGTGACTCCGCCAGTATTATCGGCCACGTAATTAAAGATAACAAAGGTAAAGTCATACTCAATACCCCGTGGGGAAGTAGTCGCTACTTAGATGTACCACAAGGTGAATTACTGCCAAGGATTTGCTAA
- the hypD gene encoding hydrogenase formation protein HypD, whose translation MKLTDLYQQFRNPDIIKALAAQINQYSSQITSNINIMEVCGGHTHTIMKYGLKQLLPANINFIHGPGCPVCIMPKERIDHAAALAQLPDVILLTLGDMIRVPGSNGNLAQYRAKGCDIRPLYDPMDALSIAKDNPNKTIIFFAIGFETSTPMTAVLIDQAEKQQINNLLFHINHVLVPPAIDAVMADPQARVNAFIGPAHVSVISGAKIYQAAVDQYQTPVVVSGFEPVDVMESILRIVKQKYNDTAQLDIQYSRAVNYDGNQAAQALINQYLTLRDSFRWRGLGPIPDSALTLKPEFAHRDAEIIFKQHLPTVEIDDHKACQCGDILRGIANPQDCKVFGKGCSPESPLGSCMVSSEGACNAYYRYTGVTNAG comes from the coding sequence ATGAAACTCACAGACTTATATCAACAGTTTCGCAATCCAGACATTATCAAAGCACTGGCAGCGCAGATAAATCAATATTCCAGCCAGATAACCTCTAATATTAATATTATGGAAGTTTGCGGTGGTCACACTCATACCATCATGAAGTATGGTTTGAAACAACTGCTGCCCGCTAACATCAATTTTATTCACGGACCAGGTTGCCCAGTATGTATTATGCCTAAAGAACGCATTGATCATGCTGCAGCATTAGCGCAACTGCCCGACGTAATATTGCTAACATTAGGTGACATGATCAGAGTGCCAGGCTCCAACGGCAATTTAGCGCAATACCGTGCAAAGGGCTGCGATATTCGTCCTTTATACGATCCAATGGATGCGCTGAGCATTGCCAAAGACAATCCTAATAAGACCATTATATTTTTTGCTATTGGCTTTGAAACCTCAACCCCGATGACAGCGGTGCTCATTGATCAAGCAGAAAAACAACAAATCAATAATTTGTTATTCCATATCAATCATGTATTAGTGCCACCTGCTATTGATGCCGTGATGGCAGATCCTCAAGCCAGAGTTAATGCCTTTATCGGCCCTGCACATGTCAGTGTTATAAGCGGAGCTAAAATTTACCAAGCGGCGGTAGATCAATACCAAACACCTGTGGTGGTATCCGGTTTTGAGCCTGTAGATGTGATGGAATCGATATTACGCATCGTAAAGCAAAAGTATAACGATACAGCACAACTTGATATTCAATACAGCCGCGCAGTGAATTACGACGGCAATCAAGCAGCGCAAGCATTAATTAATCAGTACCTCACCCTGAGAGATTCATTTCGTTGGCGTGGTTTAGGGCCTATTCCCGATTCAGCATTAACACTTAAACCTGAATTCGCTCACCGTGATGCCGAAATCATCTTCAAACAGCATTTACCCACTGTAGAAATCGATGATCATAAAGCCTGTCAGTGCGGTGATATTTTGCGCGGCATCGCTAACCCGCAAGATTGTAAGGTATTTGGCAAAGGCTGTAGCCCAGAGAGTCCGCTAGGCAGTTGCATGGTTAGTTCAGAAGGCGCTTGTAATGCCTATTATCGTTATACAGGAGTCACTAATGCCGGCTAA
- the hypB gene encoding hydrogenase nickel incorporation protein HypB, which translates to MCQDCGCSITDHQHTLHSNPQLNDAKTLSVIHKILDKNDHEAQHNRQHFEANNVMAFNLMSSPGSGKTTLLEHLQQQMTAKYAVIEGDLETSRDADRLIAKGISAYQIQTGSACHLDAFMVHQALHHIDLAPIDICFVENVGNLVCPASYDVGTHKNIVLLSVPEGDDKIEKYPVMFRRADLVLITKMDLVEHFDFSLSECEQQLKKLNPDVTLMPISIKDPQSLKQVADWISAFRGA; encoded by the coding sequence ATGTGCCAAGATTGCGGATGTTCAATAACTGACCATCAACATACCCTACACAGCAACCCGCAGCTCAATGATGCGAAAACCTTATCGGTAATTCATAAGATATTGGATAAGAACGATCATGAAGCTCAGCATAATAGGCAGCATTTTGAAGCCAATAATGTCATGGCGTTTAATTTAATGAGTAGCCCAGGTAGCGGTAAAACAACCTTACTAGAACACCTGCAACAGCAAATGACGGCTAAATATGCTGTCATTGAAGGTGATTTAGAAACCTCTCGAGATGCAGACCGCTTAATTGCCAAAGGCATTAGTGCGTATCAAATTCAAACTGGATCAGCCTGTCATTTAGATGCCTTTATGGTGCATCAAGCACTGCATCATATCGATTTAGCGCCCATTGATATTTGTTTTGTTGAAAACGTCGGTAACCTTGTTTGTCCAGCAAGTTACGATGTGGGTACTCACAAGAATATAGTACTGCTATCAGTACCTGAGGGTGACGATAAAATTGAAAAATACCCGGTGATGTTTCGCCGTGCTGATTTAGTGTTAATTACTAAAATGGATTTAGTCGAGCACTTTGATTTCTCCTTATCCGAATGTGAGCAACAGCTTAAAAAGCTTAATCCTGATGTGACATTAATGCCTATTTCAATTAAAGACCCACAATCCCTTAAACAAGTCGCCGATTGGATTAGCGCATTTAGAGGAGCGTAA
- the cybH gene encoding Ni/Fe-hydrogenase, b-type cytochrome subunit: MTQIATHHRQLIFSPAIRIFHWLRALAIVVLIVTGFYLSWPFLVAPESSDVLVQGWIRFVHLIFGFVLTAVTIARCYLFFFGKSKIERNSLKDVFSLQSWITQIKSYIWMGHLHKVGVYGPLQYVTYVGISAAAVFMCITGLVLYANVYHEGLGGAIWEVSAWFTALMGGLAQVRTWHHIVTWAFIIFMVIHVYMAIWSGIRFKHNSVDSIVSGYDYHKDH, translated from the coding sequence ATGACTCAGATTGCAACTCACCATAGACAACTCATATTCTCGCCAGCCATACGAATTTTCCATTGGCTTAGAGCACTTGCGATTGTGGTTTTGATAGTTACAGGATTTTATCTATCTTGGCCATTTTTAGTCGCGCCGGAATCGTCTGATGTATTGGTACAAGGCTGGATTCGTTTTGTCCATTTAATTTTTGGTTTTGTACTTACCGCTGTCACCATTGCCCGTTGTTACTTGTTCTTTTTTGGTAAAAGTAAAATTGAACGTAACTCCTTAAAAGATGTATTCAGTTTACAGAGCTGGATAACTCAAATTAAGTCTTATATATGGATGGGACATTTACACAAAGTAGGTGTTTATGGGCCTTTGCAGTATGTCACTTATGTTGGCATTTCTGCAGCGGCGGTATTTATGTGTATTACAGGCCTAGTGCTATACGCCAATGTTTACCATGAAGGTTTAGGCGGCGCGATTTGGGAAGTATCAGCCTGGTTTACTGCGTTAATGGGTGGCCTTGCTCAAGTAAGAACATGGCATCACATCGTTACCTGGGCATTCATTATATTCATGGTTATCCATGTCTATATGGCCATTTGGTCAGGCATTCGTTTTAAACATAACTCTGTCGACTCCATAGTCTCAGGTTATGACTACCATAAGGATCACTAG
- a CDS encoding HypC/HybG/HupF family hydrogenase formation chaperone, which produces MCLSVPSQITEIHDDASVTVDTLGVKRRVSSHLMTEPLAIGEFVLIHIGFVMNKIDEADAKLSLELYQEIVDKLNNEGCD; this is translated from the coding sequence ATGTGTTTATCAGTACCGTCACAAATCACTGAGATACACGATGATGCCAGCGTTACCGTCGACACCTTAGGCGTTAAACGTCGTGTCAGTAGCCACTTGATGACAGAGCCATTAGCTATCGGAGAATTTGTACTTATCCATATTGGATTTGTGATGAATAAAATCGATGAAGCTGATGCGAAATTGAGTTTAGAACTCTACCAAGAGATAGTTGATAAGCTCAATAACGAAGGGTGTGATTAA
- a CDS encoding HyaD/HybD family hydrogenase maturation endopeptidase: MTTTLLIGIGNVLYADEGIGVHFVNYIDEQYTFDQPNHQLDILDGGTLAQGLIPILCRYDNLIVVDTVNSPGVKPGEVYSFNFDQAPPEIDWQGSAHEVEMLQTLIMMEMVGDRPNTHVIGVTPTVIEPMTLGLTESIQAAVPTMEKVLLQHLEKAGFSYIKKQPVNINDLIPDSYKRGCQQYA; the protein is encoded by the coding sequence TTGACTACGACCTTACTGATAGGTATAGGCAACGTTTTGTACGCCGATGAAGGTATCGGCGTGCATTTTGTTAATTATATCGATGAACAATACACATTTGATCAGCCAAACCACCAGTTAGATATTTTAGATGGTGGCACGCTTGCCCAAGGCTTGATCCCTATCCTATGTCGATACGACAACCTTATCGTTGTTGATACTGTTAACAGCCCAGGTGTTAAGCCAGGTGAAGTATATTCATTTAACTTTGATCAAGCGCCTCCAGAGATTGATTGGCAAGGTAGTGCCCATGAAGTTGAGATGCTTCAAACGCTTATTATGATGGAAATGGTCGGTGATAGACCCAATACCCACGTCATTGGTGTTACCCCAACTGTTATTGAGCCTATGACCTTAGGCTTAACTGAATCGATACAGGCAGCAGTGCCAACAATGGAAAAAGTATTACTACAGCATCTAGAAAAAGCCGGATTTTCCTACATCAAAAAGCAGCCAGTCAATATCAATGACTTGATCCCTGATTCATATAAACGCGGATGTCAGCAATATGCCTAG
- a CDS encoding DUF1800 domain-containing protein produces the protein MPLEKQYESSELNDSTSLDLHKESIAQINAVIAVNRFGLGAKPNELTLAEKDPQAFLINQLVIPEFLPTQYSSDSIMQLLADYQSQKQRDRKAVNTSTVGKNIPTETANSLSIDTSHANGGAPDNDMAEPRKPKNKPPFRTPFIELTTSSLQSAIDSPNSLSWRLLQFFSNHFSVTAQGPFMTGLAPTLEREAIAPNLLGSFEDMLLAVTAHPAMIKYLNNEKSFGANSRLGKRGKGLNENLAREILELHSLGVNSGYSQTDVIELAKGISGWSIANPKRDKQTGFLFRSNGHESGTRKLLNKQYPQSGIEQGQAMLVDIARHPQTAKHLCYKLAKHFIADEPSASLQNQLVKTWIRSNGNIKQVMITMISSTEAWQPLPKKFKTPTEFVISAYRAFDISVPKGRKFIQLLTELGQQPFNANSPAGFSDDEQDWNGANALMTKINWSVRLAKRQRKKMAADLIVNTFGQTMTESSYKTITRAESRDQALALLLLSPEFLRR, from the coding sequence ATGCCATTAGAAAAGCAATATGAATCATCTGAATTAAATGACTCCACGAGTCTTGATTTGCATAAAGAGTCCATAGCGCAAATTAATGCCGTGATTGCAGTAAATCGTTTTGGCCTGGGCGCAAAGCCTAACGAATTAACACTTGCGGAAAAAGATCCGCAAGCCTTTTTGATTAATCAATTAGTGATACCCGAGTTTTTACCCACTCAATATAGTTCTGATTCTATAATGCAGCTTTTGGCAGACTATCAATCTCAGAAACAACGAGATAGAAAAGCGGTAAACACTAGCACTGTAGGTAAAAATATACCCACAGAAACAGCTAACAGTCTGTCTATTGATACAAGTCACGCTAACGGAGGTGCTCCAGACAATGACATGGCAGAGCCTCGAAAGCCTAAAAATAAACCGCCATTTAGAACACCTTTTATTGAATTAACCACCAGCAGTTTACAAAGTGCAATTGACTCACCTAACTCCCTGAGTTGGCGGCTATTACAATTCTTTTCTAATCACTTCAGCGTTACAGCTCAAGGGCCTTTCATGACAGGACTCGCACCGACGCTTGAGCGTGAGGCTATCGCGCCCAATCTGTTAGGTTCGTTTGAAGATATGCTGCTTGCTGTTACTGCCCATCCCGCAATGATTAAATATTTAAATAATGAAAAGTCTTTTGGCGCTAATTCAAGATTAGGTAAAAGAGGAAAAGGTTTAAATGAAAACCTAGCCCGTGAAATACTTGAATTACATTCCTTAGGGGTAAATAGCGGCTATTCACAAACTGATGTGATTGAACTAGCAAAAGGCATTAGTGGTTGGAGTATTGCCAACCCTAAACGAGACAAACAAACCGGATTTTTGTTTCGCTCAAATGGCCATGAATCAGGCACAAGAAAATTACTTAACAAGCAGTACCCTCAATCCGGTATTGAACAAGGGCAAGCCATGCTGGTGGATATCGCAAGGCATCCTCAAACTGCAAAACATCTTTGTTATAAGTTAGCCAAACACTTTATCGCAGATGAACCTTCCGCGTCGTTACAAAATCAATTAGTAAAAACCTGGATTCGCTCTAACGGTAATATCAAACAAGTGATGATCACCATGATTAGCTCAACTGAGGCATGGCAACCTTTACCGAAGAAGTTTAAAACACCAACAGAGTTTGTTATCTCAGCTTATCGAGCATTTGATATTTCAGTACCAAAAGGTCGCAAATTTATTCAGTTACTAACTGAATTAGGCCAGCAACCTTTTAATGCAAATTCTCCAGCAGGCTTTAGTGACGATGAGCAAGATTGGAATGGAGCCAATGCGCTGATGACCAAAATTAACTGGTCGGTGAGATTAGCTAAGCGCCAACGTAAAAAAATGGCAGCAGATTTGATTGTAAATACTTTTGGTCAAACCATGACAGAGTCATCTTATAAGACCATTACCCGAGCTGAAAGTCGCGATCAAGCACTGGCATTACTGCTATTGAGTCCTGAATTTTTAAGGAGATAA
- the hypA gene encoding hydrogenase maturation nickel metallochaperone HypA codes for MHEYSIVTSLIEQIEQLARDNNANEIIKVKIKVGVLSGVEPQLLATAFETFKLDGICHNAELDMNIQPLVIHCRHCDTETELTERNIVCPTCHGTDTHVMDGEQMMLMQLEMNTP; via the coding sequence ATGCACGAATATTCAATTGTCACCTCGTTAATAGAGCAAATTGAACAATTAGCACGTGACAATAATGCCAATGAAATTATTAAAGTAAAAATTAAAGTAGGCGTACTGAGTGGCGTTGAACCACAACTACTGGCAACGGCATTCGAAACGTTCAAACTTGATGGGATTTGCCATAATGCAGAGCTTGATATGAACATTCAGCCGCTAGTGATCCATTGTAGGCATTGTGATACCGAAACTGAATTAACAGAGCGCAACATTGTTTGTCCGACTTGTCATGGCACCGACACCCATGTGATGGATGGAGAACAAATGATGTTAATGCAACTTGAAATGAACACGCCGTAA
- the hyaB gene encoding nickel-dependent hydrogenase large subunit, with amino-acid sequence MSKRVVIDPITRIEGHLRVEVEVDENNVIQKAWSSSTLWRGIEVILKGRTPMDVGLIVQRICGVCTYSHYRCGTEAVENALGVKIPLNAKYLRSLMQTSLYMHDHIVHFYHLHGLDWVDVVSALSADPALAAQEANKYTANPIAAGEGDLRATQERVKGLVDTGKLGPFANAYWGNRTYRFTPEQNLIALSHYLKALEVQRVAAEMLAIFGGKSPHPQSLVVGGVTAVRDMLSPARLQEWKQKHAIVHDFIIRAYKADIVMAAAAFGTEPSVLGGVNVKNFMATNDFVLADGKYMFDQGVIMNGDLAGVSDIDPNAIKEDVTHSWYDASAPQHPYEGTTIPNYTGFVERDTVYGKLPTVDGDGKYSWVKSPRYQGEPVEVGPLASLLVSYARGNEVVVNSVNDLLSATGLPIGALFTTLGRTAARMLQTVIVAEEGLKTFDAMLVNLQSDESTYVTPEIDPQREYEGHSMIEAPRGMLSHWIRIKGGKIENYQAIVPTTWNAGPVDKDGKVGPYEASLIGLELEDPTKPLEVIRIIHSFDPCMACAVHVMDYKGNDLGEFRIDPNGF; translated from the coding sequence ATGAGCAAACGTGTAGTTATTGATCCTATCACCCGTATTGAAGGTCATTTACGAGTTGAAGTTGAGGTCGATGAAAATAATGTGATTCAAAAGGCTTGGTCATCATCAACTTTGTGGCGTGGTATCGAAGTAATATTAAAGGGCCGTACCCCTATGGATGTGGGTCTAATTGTGCAGCGCATATGTGGCGTGTGTACTTATTCCCATTATCGTTGCGGCACTGAAGCGGTTGAAAATGCCTTAGGCGTAAAAATACCGTTAAACGCAAAATACTTACGTTCACTAATGCAAACGTCTTTGTATATGCATGATCATATTGTGCATTTTTACCATTTACATGGTTTAGATTGGGTCGATGTAGTATCGGCATTAAGCGCCGATCCTGCACTGGCAGCACAAGAGGCAAATAAATATACCGCAAATCCTATTGCTGCTGGAGAAGGCGATTTACGAGCAACGCAAGAGAGAGTTAAAGGACTAGTCGATACTGGAAAACTTGGCCCTTTTGCGAATGCTTATTGGGGCAATAGAACTTATAGATTTACCCCTGAGCAAAACTTGATTGCTCTCTCTCATTACCTAAAAGCGTTAGAAGTTCAACGGGTCGCAGCAGAAATGCTCGCCATATTTGGTGGTAAATCCCCTCACCCACAATCATTAGTGGTTGGCGGCGTAACAGCAGTACGAGACATGTTAAGTCCTGCAAGATTACAAGAATGGAAACAAAAACACGCCATAGTGCATGACTTTATCATTCGTGCTTACAAAGCTGACATCGTGATGGCCGCTGCCGCATTTGGCACCGAACCTAGTGTATTAGGCGGCGTTAACGTCAAAAACTTCATGGCAACTAATGATTTTGTACTCGCTGACGGTAAGTATATGTTCGACCAAGGCGTGATCATGAATGGCGATTTGGCAGGCGTAAGCGACATTGACCCTAATGCAATAAAAGAAGATGTCACCCATTCATGGTATGACGCTAGCGCGCCGCAGCATCCTTATGAAGGAACAACAATTCCAAATTACACCGGCTTTGTTGAGCGCGATACGGTATATGGCAAATTACCGACCGTAGATGGTGATGGTAAATACTCCTGGGTTAAGTCACCACGTTATCAAGGTGAACCTGTTGAAGTTGGCCCTCTTGCGAGTCTGTTAGTCAGTTATGCCCGTGGTAATGAGGTCGTCGTTAACAGTGTTAATGACTTACTGAGTGCTACTGGTTTACCCATTGGCGCCTTATTTACCACCTTAGGTCGAACAGCCGCTCGTATGCTGCAGACTGTCATTGTGGCTGAAGAGGGCTTAAAAACATTCGATGCCATGCTAGTGAACTTACAATCTGATGAATCAACCTATGTCACTCCAGAAATTGATCCGCAGCGTGAGTACGAAGGCCATAGCATGATCGAAGCGCCGCGAGGCATGTTAAGCCATTGGATCAGGATCAAGGGCGGTAAAATTGAAAATTACCAAGCCATCGTACCAACGACCTGGAATGCTGGACCTGTTGATAAAGACGGGAAAGTTGGCCCCTATGAAGCGTCGCTTATTGGGCTAGAACTTGAAGATCCCACTAAGCCACTAGAAGTCATTCGAATTATTCACTCTTTTGATCCATGTATGGCCTGCGCCGTGCACGTGATGGATTACAAAGGCAATGATTTAGGTGAATTTAGAATCGATCCTAACGGGTTTTAG
- the hypF gene encoding carbamoyltransferase HypF, with amino-acid sequence MGIHQAYLQQVKLNINGIVQGVGFRPFVYQLATKSNLVGTVLNNDQGVCIHLQGLNTDINQVVHKLRVSPPPLARIDSLNVMEEQIDSKLSSFSIISSSNTNSSNADNDSNQGAIVSISADKSTCVDCLTEIFDPNDRHYQYPFTNCTNCGPRYSIVKQLPYDRHLTSMASFTMCDECQQAYNDPMNRRYHAQPVSCPQCGPRLSYSSITYGVKSEAVHDQAAILKEAVEALNQGQILAIKGLGGFHIICDATNDAAVATLRQRKQRPAKPFAIMAANIVQARQLVVGSNMEWRVLDSAEKPITLMTKNSNTGNLLSSLIAPDIDKLGIFLAYTPLHHLLLKAFNKPLVATSANISGLPIITKSSDILAKLGHVIDGIVDHNRPIINACDDSVVQLINNQIQVIRLARGYAPLSIPLPNKLKQAVLGVGAQQKNTQCFAFNQNAFISPHIGDLNNLETNQLFQDTINTFNRLYRFEAEQIITDKHPDYACSQWANTQKTTPVSSVQHHHAHILSVLAVNNYQEPVLGFSFDGTGLGDDDALWGSECLIADGTQFKNVGHFSSFKLIGGEQAIKQPVRILLALLFEHYTLKQIQALPISAIQKMTLQTITNLHRMWLGNIACIECRSVGRVFDAVAVALNLIETNEFESQAGMLIEAQANRWSTEILDNTVLQLADSQPSASTPVWDTSKLLKHIIELNIDVNGIKIEQICFEFTNSISLVITDVAAEYPDYALVFSGGVFQNKLLLTLCHQRLNHRNILPSKLVPINDAGISLGQLWYAFLRQNT; translated from the coding sequence ATGGGCATTCACCAAGCTTACTTACAGCAAGTTAAACTCAATATTAATGGCATTGTCCAGGGTGTTGGCTTTCGCCCTTTTGTCTATCAGTTGGCGACAAAATCAAATCTTGTCGGCACAGTACTAAACAATGACCAAGGCGTATGTATCCATCTTCAAGGGCTTAATACAGACATCAATCAAGTGGTGCACAAACTAAGAGTGAGTCCGCCGCCACTGGCCAGAATTGATTCGTTAAATGTCATGGAAGAACAAATCGATAGCAAACTATCGAGTTTTTCTATTATTTCTAGTTCGAATACAAACAGCTCAAATGCAGACAATGATTCAAACCAAGGTGCAATTGTTTCAATTTCAGCGGACAAAAGTACCTGTGTGGATTGTTTAACTGAGATATTTGATCCTAACGATCGCCATTATCAATATCCTTTTACTAACTGCACCAATTGCGGCCCCAGATATAGCATTGTTAAACAGCTACCCTATGATCGACATCTAACTTCGATGGCATCATTTACTATGTGCGATGAATGTCAGCAAGCCTATAACGACCCTATGAATAGACGCTATCATGCACAACCAGTGAGTTGTCCTCAATGCGGCCCACGATTGAGCTATAGCAGTATCACCTATGGAGTAAAAAGCGAAGCAGTCCATGACCAGGCAGCCATTTTAAAGGAAGCTGTTGAGGCGTTAAATCAAGGCCAAATACTCGCAATAAAGGGATTAGGCGGCTTTCACATCATTTGTGATGCCACCAATGATGCTGCAGTTGCAACGCTACGCCAACGTAAACAACGACCTGCTAAACCTTTCGCCATTATGGCGGCAAACATTGTGCAAGCAAGGCAATTAGTCGTTGGATCTAACATGGAGTGGCGAGTGTTGGACTCCGCTGAGAAACCCATCACTTTGATGACTAAAAATAGTAATACAGGCAATTTACTCAGTTCCTTGATCGCCCCAGATATTGACAAGCTCGGTATCTTTTTAGCTTACACACCGCTGCATCATTTATTACTAAAAGCATTCAATAAACCCCTTGTCGCGACCAGTGCTAACATCTCAGGTCTACCCATCATCACTAAATCTAGTGACATCTTGGCAAAACTGGGTCATGTCATAGATGGCATCGTCGATCACAACCGCCCTATTATTAATGCTTGTGACGATAGCGTAGTACAGCTAATCAACAACCAAATTCAAGTAATACGCTTAGCTAGAGGTTATGCGCCACTCAGTATTCCCCTGCCCAATAAACTCAAACAAGCTGTTTTGGGCGTGGGCGCTCAGCAAAAAAACACCCAATGTTTTGCCTTCAATCAAAACGCCTTTATCAGTCCGCATATTGGTGATTTAAATAACCTTGAAACCAATCAGCTATTTCAAGATACCATCAACACCTTCAACCGATTATATCGTTTTGAAGCCGAGCAAATCATCACCGACAAGCATCCTGATTATGCTTGCAGTCAATGGGCAAATACTCAGAAAACAACACCAGTATCAAGTGTGCAGCATCATCACGCACATATATTGAGTGTGTTAGCAGTTAATAATTATCAAGAACCTGTGCTTGGGTTTAGTTTCGACGGAACAGGGCTTGGAGATGATGACGCTCTGTGGGGCAGCGAATGCTTGATAGCAGACGGGACTCAGTTCAAAAATGTTGGCCATTTTTCTTCATTCAAATTAATTGGCGGCGAGCAAGCCATAAAGCAACCGGTAAGAATTTTACTGGCTTTATTATTCGAGCATTACACCCTTAAGCAAATTCAAGCCTTGCCCATTAGCGCGATTCAAAAAATGACGTTACAAACCATAACGAACTTGCATCGAATGTGGCTAGGTAATATTGCTTGTATTGAATGTCGTTCCGTCGGTCGTGTGTTTGATGCAGTCGCTGTAGCGCTGAACCTAATCGAAACCAATGAATTTGAATCCCAAGCGGGAATGTTGATTGAAGCCCAAGCCAATCGATGGTCAACGGAGATATTGGACAATACCGTTTTACAGTTAGCTGATAGCCAACCATCGGCAAGTACTCCGGTTTGGGACACAAGTAAATTACTCAAACACATTATTGAATTAAATATTGATGTGAACGGTATCAAAATAGAGCAAATATGTTTTGAATTCACTAACAGTATTAGCCTAGTTATAACTGATGTAGCAGCAGAATATCCAGACTATGCCTTGGTATTTAGTGGCGGCGTATTCCAAAATAAACTCCTGCTCACGCTCTGCCACCAAAGGCTTAATCACCGGAACATACTCCCAAGTAAACTTGTTCCCATCAATGATGCTGGTATTTCATTAGGGCAATTATGGTATGCATTCTTACGACAAAACACGTAA